Proteins from a genomic interval of Mesobacillus sp. S13:
- a CDS encoding IS256 family transposase encodes MTQVQFNLNVDVLKEAIVNSNLDMVIKSAVVLVLNEFMEKERDDYLKAAPYERAVERRDYRNGYYERELLMSIGNIALKVPRTRNGEFSTTVFEKYARCDQAMVLSMLEMVVNGVSTRKVTNIVEQLCGKNVSKSFVSSLTQKLDPIVNEWAGRPLNTTYYPYVFADAMYIKVREHHRVVSKAVYIATAITENHTREILGLSVDHTESFESWSRFFQQLKSRGLQSPKLIISDAHQGLQKAIQREFIGTAWQRCNVHFKRNIIDKLPKKDSAEIRMMIKRVFEAVTIEDVRRFKDELMNRFSNESRFGKALAILDEGFEDTIQYMNFPEAIRIHIRSTNSLERLNQEVRRRERVIRIFPNSQSAYRLVGAVLMHYHVSDYSKRKSLKGRVY; translated from the coding sequence ATGACTCAAGTACAGTTTAACCTGAATGTTGATGTTTTAAAAGAAGCTATTGTAAATTCCAATCTTGATATGGTGATTAAATCTGCCGTTGTGTTGGTATTAAATGAGTTTATGGAAAAGGAAAGAGACGACTATTTAAAGGCTGCACCTTATGAACGTGCTGTCGAACGTCGTGACTACCGGAACGGTTACTATGAACGTGAGCTGTTGATGAGTATTGGAAATATAGCCCTAAAGGTTCCACGGACGCGTAATGGAGAATTTTCAACCACCGTTTTCGAAAAGTATGCCCGGTGTGATCAAGCTATGGTCCTCTCCATGTTGGAGATGGTTGTCAATGGTGTTTCGACCCGGAAAGTGACCAACATCGTGGAACAGCTTTGTGGAAAGAATGTTTCCAAGTCCTTTGTTTCATCCCTTACACAGAAGCTTGATCCCATTGTAAATGAATGGGCTGGGCGACCTTTGAATACTACCTACTACCCTTACGTTTTTGCAGATGCCATGTATATAAAGGTGCGAGAGCACCATCGTGTCGTATCTAAGGCTGTTTATATTGCAACAGCCATTACAGAGAATCATACACGTGAAATCCTTGGCCTTAGTGTTGACCATACGGAAAGTTTTGAAAGCTGGAGCCGTTTTTTTCAACAGCTTAAATCACGCGGACTCCAATCACCAAAACTTATAATTTCAGATGCCCACCAAGGACTACAGAAAGCCATCCAACGTGAATTTATTGGCACTGCTTGGCAAAGATGCAATGTCCATTTCAAACGGAATATTATTGATAAATTGCCTAAAAAGGATTCAGCCGAAATCCGCATGATGATTAAGCGAGTATTTGAAGCAGTTACGATTGAAGATGTACGCCGGTTCAAGGATGAATTGATGAACCGTTTTAGTAATGAGTCAAGGTTTGGAAAAGCGCTTGCTATATTAGATGAAGGTTTCGAAGATACCATACAATATATGAATTTCCCAGAAGCTATCAGGATCCATATCCGAAGCACCAACTCATTGGAACGGCTGAACCAGGAGGTTCGTAGAAGAGAAAGAGTGATTCGTATTTTCCCTAATTCCCAATCTGCGTATCGTTTGGTTGGCGCTGTTCTGATGCATTACCATGTGTCAGACTACTCAAAGAGGAAATCTTTAAAGGGTCGGGTATATTAG
- a CDS encoding TIGR02206 family membrane protein: MFSVSGMQGFELFSAEHLITLGIFFGVCLGLVLFRNQIRHHKNILKWTIFWTLVACQVSHQLWLILTGQWQIGDLPLHLCSMSSFLAMYLLLRKSVKGFYVLYFIGSLPAVLAMVTPEMSYTFPHFDYIEYFLNHSVIPIAVLYFILFEGYRIPRKAILFAYLVVNIVAVPIFLFNFLFDTNFFYLASPTEAKTILSFFGSGIMYYLNLEAAALIVFSITYIPMWQLIKSENRKRLISTYSQK, encoded by the coding sequence ATGTTTTCTGTTTCGGGAATGCAGGGGTTTGAGTTGTTTTCTGCTGAGCATTTGATTACTCTTGGAATTTTCTTTGGGGTATGTCTGGGATTGGTGTTATTCAGAAACCAAATCAGGCACCATAAAAATATTTTGAAATGGACGATCTTCTGGACTCTGGTGGCATGCCAGGTTTCGCACCAGCTTTGGCTCATCCTTACCGGGCAATGGCAAATCGGCGACCTGCCTTTGCATCTGTGCTCGATGAGTTCCTTCCTGGCGATGTACCTTCTTTTAAGGAAAAGCGTAAAAGGTTTTTATGTGCTCTACTTCATTGGCAGTTTACCAGCGGTTTTAGCCATGGTTACACCTGAAATGTCTTATACCTTTCCTCATTTCGACTATATCGAATACTTCCTCAATCACTCAGTCATTCCGATTGCCGTATTGTACTTCATCCTTTTTGAAGGCTACAGAATCCCCCGCAAAGCCATTCTTTTCGCTTATCTAGTAGTGAACATCGTCGCTGTCCCAATCTTCCTTTTCAATTTCTTGTTCGATACGAATTTCTTTTACTTGGCGAGTCCGACAGAAGCTAAGACCATCCTCAGCTTTTTTGGCAGCGGGATTATGTATTATTTGAACCTTGAAGCCGCGGCACTCATCGTTTTCAGCATTACCTATATACCGATGTGGCAGCTGATAAAATCGGAAAATCGTAAAAGGTTAATCAGCACCTACTCGCAAAAATGA
- a CDS encoding sensor domain-containing diguanylate cyclase — MNVLYFILGMVFIYGVYQLWQKIQQRMNYLTTISNLVEYSKDIIYYLELKPVFKYRYLSPSINSILSPNIVEESMRNPYTAFERIHPEDLPILMKKTSGGLDYNQPIIQRWKNDAGEYIWFEEHATPIYQRGEIVAIQGIIRNISDKVKLQKQLEFKVSHDILTSLYNREYFETMMERYDHQVNTPISILVFDLDDLKKINDRYGHKVGDQLIKEAAAILKNFSNDDVIVSRIGGDEFAILMVNSTPEQAEAIMAAIQRQFDHLNGDGNRLYKIHLSKGYAFGHTSIGKMEELFIEADNQMYREKKYNKKNRFANSW; from the coding sequence ATGAACGTTCTATATTTCATCTTAGGAATGGTTTTTATTTACGGTGTGTATCAGTTATGGCAGAAAATACAGCAAAGGATGAACTATTTAACGACCATTTCTAATCTGGTAGAGTACTCCAAGGATATCATTTACTACTTGGAACTGAAGCCAGTGTTTAAATACCGATATTTAAGTCCATCCATCAATTCAATCTTGAGTCCGAATATTGTTGAAGAGAGCATGAGGAACCCATATACAGCGTTTGAAAGGATTCATCCTGAAGATCTTCCAATCTTGATGAAAAAAACTTCCGGCGGGCTTGACTATAATCAACCCATCATCCAGCGCTGGAAAAATGATGCTGGTGAATATATCTGGTTCGAGGAACATGCGACACCGATTTATCAGAGAGGTGAAATCGTTGCGATCCAGGGAATCATCAGGAATATCAGTGATAAAGTTAAGCTGCAAAAACAGCTGGAATTTAAGGTTTCACATGATATTTTAACCAGTCTATACAATCGGGAATACTTTGAAACCATGATGGAGCGGTATGATCATCAGGTCAATACACCGATTTCGATTTTGGTTTTCGATTTGGATGATTTGAAGAAAATTAATGATCGATATGGCCATAAAGTGGGCGATCAGCTAATCAAGGAAGCGGCCGCCATTTTAAAAAACTTCTCGAACGATGATGTGATTGTCTCAAGAATTGGCGGTGACGAATTCGCCATATTGATGGTGAATAGCACTCCTGAGCAGGCAGAGGCTATAATGGCCGCGATTCAAAGGCAGTTTGATCATCTGAACGGCGATGGAAACAGGTTGTATAAAATTCACCTTTCCAAGGGCTATGCCTTTGGCCACACGTCAATCGGCAAAATGGAAGAATTGTTCATCGAAGCTGATAATCAGATGTACAGAGAGAAGAAGTACAATAAGAAAAATAGGTTTGCCAATTCATGGTGA
- a CDS encoding acetate uptake transporter: MDTQNQTQIKITTADPSALGLFGLAMVTLVASSQKLGFTDGVSLIIPWAIFLGGLAQLYAAILDGKHNNIFGMTAFGAFGLFWFGVGTTWLIQLGFFGENLAADGDGKQLGMAFIGYLIFSVFMTIGALETNKVLFFIFVLIDFLFIGLSLSSFDIIHEASHMLAAVSELGIAILSFYGSAANVLNTHFGRVVLPIGKPFGIFKK, from the coding sequence ATGGATACTCAGAATCAAACACAGATTAAAATTACAACAGCAGATCCATCAGCCCTTGGCTTGTTTGGACTGGCGATGGTTACATTGGTGGCGTCTTCCCAGAAGCTTGGATTCACAGATGGCGTTTCACTCATCATTCCTTGGGCTATTTTCCTTGGCGGACTGGCACAGCTTTACGCTGCGATTCTTGATGGGAAGCATAATAATATTTTCGGGATGACAGCTTTCGGTGCGTTCGGACTCTTCTGGTTCGGTGTCGGAACGACTTGGCTGATCCAGCTCGGCTTTTTCGGTGAAAACCTCGCCGCAGATGGTGATGGGAAGCAACTGGGGATGGCCTTCATCGGTTATCTGATTTTCAGTGTATTCATGACGATTGGAGCACTTGAAACGAATAAAGTCTTATTTTTCATTTTCGTGTTGATCGACTTTTTATTCATTGGTCTTTCATTGAGTTCATTCGATATCATCCATGAGGCCTCGCATATGCTGGCGGCCGTGTCGGAACTGGGTATTGCGATCCTTTCATTCTACGGATCAGCAGCCAATGTGCTGAATACCCACTTCGGAAGGGTTGTCCTGCCAATCGGCAAGCCATTCGGGATTTTTAAGAAATAA